In Triticum urartu cultivar G1812 chromosome 6, Tu2.1, whole genome shotgun sequence, the following proteins share a genomic window:
- the LOC125512273 gene encoding uncharacterized protein LOC125512273 has product MGSLFSSTAGGDGGAAAFDYANPPPGSRMSKEDIVAFRISQLVDVALEHYNSNNPGAEFEYPEYPPTTEMNAVCVGFRGTFWYHLGFSARPVDATAETQHFFAELYFDRRWCQIVVETCTILEKPLCRFRASCAFCPDESNILHPSSADFFCGKQDHEEEFFRKRDMLVRPFNSFMTPPDIDSTDDP; this is encoded by the exons ATGGGTTCCTTATTCTCTTCCACtgccggcggcgacggcggcgccgcTGCCTTTGATTACGCCAACCCTCCCCCAGGCAGCCGTATGTCAAAAGA AGATATCGTCGCCTTCCGAATTTCTCAGCTTGTCGACGTCGCCCTTGAACATTACAACTCCAACAACCCG GGTGCCGAGTTCGAGTATCCTGAATATCCTCCCACCACGGAGATGAACGCCGTCTGCGTTGGTTTTAGGGGAACTTTCTGGTACCACCTCGGCTTTTCGGCTCGCCCAGTAGATGCCACCGCCGAGACGCAACACTTCTTTGCCGAGCTATATTTTGATAGACGCTGGTGCCAAATAGTCGTTGAAACATGCACTATCTTAG AAAAGCCGTTGTGCCGCTTTAGAGCCTCGTGTGCATTTTGTCCAGATGAATCCAATATCTTGCACCCAAGCAGTGCAGATTTTTTCTGTGGAAAACAAGATCACGAAGAAGAATTCTTTCGCAAGAGAGATATGCTAGTGCGGCCATTCAATTCTTTTATGACACCTCCTGATATAGATAGCACCGACGATCCATGA